In the genome of Streptomyces lydicus, the window TCGACGCCGCCCGCTTCGCCGAACGGTTCGGCGTCCGCCTGACCGAGGGGTACGGCTCCTCCGAGGGCGGCGCGGCGATCCAGCACACCCCGGACACCCCGCCCGGCGCCATCGGCCGGGCGGCCCCCGGAGGCGATCTCGCCGTCGTCGATCCGGAGACCGGCGTGGAGCTGCCGCGCGCCCGCCTCGACCCGGCGGGCCGGCTGCTGAACGGGAGCGAGGCGACGGGGGAGCTGGTCAACCGTGGCCGCAGCTCCTTCGAGGGCTACTGGCGCAACCCCGAGGCGACCGCGGCCCGCACCCGCGGCCGGGGCGAAGGCCGGGTCGGCGCGGGCTGGTACTGGACCGGCGACCTCTTCTTCCGGGACACCGAGGGGTTCTTCCACTTCGCCGGGCGGACGGACGACCGGCTGCGGGTCGACAGCGAGAACCTGGCCGCCGCGATGATCGAGAACATCCTCGCCCGGTACGCCCCGGCCGCCGGTGTGGCCGTGTACGCGGTACCCGACCCGGTCGCGGGGGACCAGGTCATGGCGGCGCTGGCGCTGCGGGACGGCGCCGTGTTCGACCCGGACGACTTCGTGGCCTTCCTCGCCGCCCAGCCCGATCTCGGAACGAAGATGGCTCCCCGTTTCGTACGGACCCTGGACGCGCTGCCGGTCACCGCCACCCACAAGGTGCATCGGGTCGCCCTGCGCCAAACCGGCTTCCGGTGCCCGGAGCCGGTCTGGTGGTCCCCGGTCTCCGCGGCGGGCCCTTCCGAGTCGGCCGAGCCCGCCGCGCCCCTCGCCCCGGTCGCCCCCACCGTCCCGGCCGGCAGCACCTACCGCCGCTTCACCGCCGCGGACCGCGCCGCACTGCTGGCGCTGTACCGCGACCACGACCGGGCCCACCTCCTGGACCGGTGACCCACGACGGACGGCCGCCCGGCGGTCCGGTCCAGTGAGACACCTCAGCGATCCGGCCCGACCGTCCTGGTCGGCCCCCCGGCACAACAAAGTGGGCGTTCCCGGAGAACCGGAAACGCCCACTTGGTACGTGCGCCGCCAGGGACTCGAACCCCGGACCCGCTGATTAAGAGTCAGCTGCTCTAACCAACTGAGCTAGCGGCGCGCGCTGACGAAAGAAATACTACCTGGTCGAGAGGGGTGCTCATGACCACGGAAGCGGGTCGGGGCGCAGGGGCTCAGATCGCCAGCGACAGCAGTACCGGCGCGGCCTGGCGGTTCAGGGTGTCGGCGGCCTGGCGCAGACGGTGGGCGTGCTCCAGCGGCATCGAGAGGGCGAGGCAGCCGACCGTCGCGCCGGCGGTGATCGGTACGGCCGCGCAGACCGTGCCGACGGCGTACTCCTGGAGATCGAGTACCGGGACCGTGGGCGGCTGGCTGTCGAGCTTGTGGAACAGGACCTTCTCGTTGGTGATCGTCCGGGAGGTGAGCCGGGCGGTCTTGTGGCGCGAGAGGTGGTCCTTGCGGCCGTCGTGGTCGAGCTGCGCCAGCAGGCACTTGCCGACCGCGCTGGCGTGCGCCGTGCGGTGGAATTCGGCCCACTCGTTGACCTTGGGGGCCAGTGGTCCGTCGGCGTAGTGGAGGATCTTCACCTCGCCGTCGATGTACCGGCTGATGTAGACCGCCGCGCCGACCGAGTCGCGCAGGTGGTCGAGGGTGAGCTGGAGCTTGTCGCGCAGTGCCTGGTTGCGGTCGCCGCCCGCTCCCAGGAGCAGGAGCGATTCACCTACGACGTACGCGCCGTCGGTGACCTGCTCGACGTAGCCCTCGCGCCGGAGCATCGACAGCATGTGGGCGAGCTGGCCCGGGGAGAGTCCCGTTTCGCGGGCGATCTGCGCATCGGTCACACCGGCGGTGTGCCTGGAGATCGTTTCGAGCACGCGAAGGGCGTACTGCACCGAATGGAACGGCGCGGTCGGCTCGGGCTTCAGCGCCACGGTGTCCCCCCAGCAGGTTGTTACCGCTTGCGGCATGACGGTCGTCGGCGGTCCCGGCCGGCGCTCGTGCGGCCGGTCCCGGACAACGGCGTTGCCCTCACGATAGCGGTCAACGGCCCTCGGGGGAGGGGGTCTTGACCGAAAAGAAGCGGGCCCGCCGTTTCCGTACCGGGGTTCGAGGCTTCGGCATATGCCAAGGTCAAGGTGCTCCCGCTGTTCCGGTGCTTTGCGCCTCGCGGCACCGGTATACGCCGGGGCCGGGGAGGGGGAGCGCCCCCGAAGGGGCCGGAACCGGCCACATCTGTGGCCGGTTCCATGAGCCGGTCCGGAAGCCGGACGCCCGGTCCCCCGACACCCGGGGAGCCAAATCCGGCCGTGCGCGCCGGGCCGGCTCACGACACCGGCCCCGGCGCCCGGCGGCTGCCCTTCCGGAGCACCGCTCCACAGGACTGCTCCACAGGACTGCTCCCCGGCACCGCTCTACAGCACCGCGCTCAGGAATTCCCGGGTGCGCTCGTGCTCCGGCTCCGAGAAGATCTTTTCCGGAGCGCCGGATTCGATGACCCGGCCCGCGTCGAACATCAGGACGTCATCGGAGATGTCCCGGGCGAAGTTCATCTCGTGGGTGACGCACAGCATGGTGATGTCGGTGGTGTGCGCGATGTCCCGCAGGACGTCCAGCACCCCGGCCACCAGCTCCGGGTCCAGCGCCGAGGTCACCTCGTCCAGCAGCAGCACCTGCGGGCGCATCGCCAGGGCCCGGGCGATGGCGACCCGCTGCTGCTGTCCGCCGGAGAGCTGGGTGGGGTACTTGTCGAGGTGCTCGGTCAGGCCCACCAGTTCGAGGAGGTCGCGGGCCCGCTCCTCGGCGGCGTCCTTGCTCATGCCCAGGACGTGCACCGGCGCCTCGGTGATGTTCCGCAGCACCTTCATATTGGGGAAGAGGTTGAACTGCTGGAACACCATGCCGATGTTCTTGCGGACCTCGCGGATGTGCTTCTCCCCGGCCGGTACGAGCTTGCCGCCCTTCTCCTCGTGCGTCAGGTACGTGCCGCCGACCTTGATGGTGCCCTCGTCCGGCTTCAGCAGCGTCATCAGCAGCCGCAGGATGGTGGTCTTGCCGGAACCGGACGGGCCGATGAGGGTGACGTGCTTGCCGGACGAGACGGTGAAGTCCAGGGAATCCAGGACGGTGTGGGCCCCGAACCGCTTGGTGACCTTGTCAAAGCGGATCAGCTCGGTGCCTTCGCCGGACTCCGCCCCGGGGGAGGCCCCGTCCGCCGGGGTGGCCGATTCTTTCGCGGGGGTGTGGTCAGCGGACAAGGCGACGCTCCAGGGCTCGCAGGAGGAGGGAGGTGGGGTAGGAGATGACCACGAACAGGACGCCGACGACGGTGATCGGCTCCAGGTAGTCGAAGGTGGTGGCGCTGATGCTGTTCGCCTGGAAGAGCATGTCGGCGACGGTGATACCGGCCAGCAGCGGCGTGTCCTTGAACATCGCGATGACGTAGTTGCCCAGCGCGGGCACCACCCGGCGGAACGCCTGCGGAAGGATCACCGCGGTCCAGGTGCGCCGGCGCGGCAGGCTCAGCGCCGTGGCGGCCTCCCACTGCCCTTCCGGCACCCCGTCGATACCGGCGCGGTAGACCTCGGAGGTGTACGTGGAGTAGTGCAGGCCCAGGCCGATGACACCGGTGGTCAGCGGCGCGAAGGCCAGACCCCAGGTCGGCAGGACGAAGAACAGGAAGAACAGCTGCACCAGCAGCGGGGTGTTGCGGATGAACTCGACGAAGATGCTCACCGGCCAGGTCACCCAGCGGCTGCGCGAACGCAGCGCCAGCGCCCACACCAGCCCGAGCGCGAAGGACACCAGCGAGCCGTAGATCGTCGCCTGGACGGTGATCCACAGGCCCTTGAGGATGTCGGGCATGATCTCGCCGACGTAGCTCCATGACCAGTTGTTCACGGCTTTCCTCCGGTGGCCAGCGCCTCGGGGCCCTGCTTCTCGACGGGCAGTTTGCGGGAGAACCAGCCCTCGCCCTTGGGCACCGCCCGGCCGACCGAGGCCTTGGCGCGGCGCTCCAGCACCCGCATGATCCGGGTCAGCACGAACGCCACCGCGAAGTACAGGACGAGGATGATGCCGTAGATCTGGGCGCTCTGGCCCGTCGACAGCCGGGCGAGCTTGGCCTGGAAGGTGAGTTCACCGATGGACAGCAGCGAGGCCAGCGCGGTGCCCTTGAGCAGCTCGATCAGCAGGTTGTTGAAGGGCGGCATCATCTCGGGGACGGCCTGCGGCAGTATCACCTTCCGCAGCCGCTGCCAGGGCGTGAAGCTCAGCGCGATGGCCGCCTCGCGCTGGGCGGGTGCCACCGCCTGGACGGCGCCGCGGACGATCTCGGAGCCGTACGCGCCGTACGACAGGCCCAGCGCCAGGGTGCCCGCCCAGATGCCGACCAGCTGCCAGCCCAGCAGCGGCAGCGCGAAGAACAGCCAGAACATCAGCACCAGGGCCGAGGTGCCGCGGAAGAACTCCACGTAGACCCCGGACAGGAAGCGGACGATCCAGAACCGCGAGGTGCGCGCCAGGCCGATGCCGAAGGCGACGACGGCGGCCAGGGCGGCGCTGTAGACCATCAGCTGGATGGTGATCCACAGCCCCTCGAAGAAGAGTCCCCACAGAGCACCGGTCATTTCTTGCAGAGCTCCTTCGCCGTGAGGTCGGTCTGGAACTCCTTGGTGAAGCCGTACGGCCGGGCGATGCGCAGGAGTTCGCCGCTCTTCTTCATCTTGTGCAGCTCGCGGTTGAAGGCGTCGCGCAGCTTGGTCTCGCCGATCCGGAAGCCGTAGCCGCCGCCGTCGCGCTGGGGCTTGCCGTCGACCTCCGGCGTGAACGGCCGGGTCATCTCCACCTTGGGGTGGGCGCCGGTCTTCAGCGCCTCGATCATGGTCAGCGCGGTGCCGGCGAAGACGTCGATCCGGCCGGCCTCCAGGGCCTCCATCCCGGCGATCTGGTCGCCGTAGGTCTGGATGGTGCTCTTCTTGACGCCGTTGCCGACCGCGTAGTCGATCTCGGCATAACCGATACCGGAGCCCATCCGGAGGTGTTTCCTGGCGATATCCGCATAGGTATGGATATTTTGCGGGTTTCCCTTGGGGACGAGGAAAGCGTCCTTGCTCTCGTAATCCGGATCGGAGAAGAGAACGGCCGCACAGCGGGCCTTGTTGATGAACATGCCCGCGACGATCACGTCGTACTGGAAGGAGTGCAGTCCCGGCACCAGTGCGCCGAATTCGACCGGTACCGGCTCGAAATTCTTGATGCCCAGCCGCCGGAAGATCGTCTTGGCGACCGCGGGGGCCTCGCCGGTCAGCTCGCCCTTGTCGTTGAT includes:
- the ehuB gene encoding ectoine/hydroxyectoine ABC transporter substrate-binding protein EhuB: MAPPQENTKMIKRKLTEGIRRRTLLAGVAALGAAGAMGAGTGCSRVDVSGATGGGHQLEDLRKKGTVRMGIASEPPYASINDKGELTGEAPAVAKTIFRRLGIKNFEPVPVEFGALVPGLHSFQYDVIVAGMFINKARCAAVLFSDPDYESKDAFLVPKGNPQNIHTYADIARKHLRMGSGIGYAEIDYAVGNGVKKSTIQTYGDQIAGMEALEAGRIDVFAGTALTMIEALKTGAHPKVEMTRPFTPEVDGKPQRDGGGYGFRIGETKLRDAFNRELHKMKKSGELLRIARPYGFTKEFQTDLTAKELCKK
- the ehuC gene encoding ectoine/hydroxyectoine ABC transporter permease subunit EhuC, producing MTGALWGLFFEGLWITIQLMVYSAALAAVVAFGIGLARTSRFWIVRFLSGVYVEFFRGTSALVLMFWLFFALPLLGWQLVGIWAGTLALGLSYGAYGSEIVRGAVQAVAPAQREAAIALSFTPWQRLRKVILPQAVPEMMPPFNNLLIELLKGTALASLLSIGELTFQAKLARLSTGQSAQIYGIILVLYFAVAFVLTRIMRVLERRAKASVGRAVPKGEGWFSRKLPVEKQGPEALATGGKP
- a CDS encoding IclR family transcriptional regulator, which encodes MALKPEPTAPFHSVQYALRVLETISRHTAGVTDAQIARETGLSPGQLAHMLSMLRREGYVEQVTDGAYVVGESLLLLGAGGDRNQALRDKLQLTLDHLRDSVGAAVYISRYIDGEVKILHYADGPLAPKVNEWAEFHRTAHASAVGKCLLAQLDHDGRKDHLSRHKTARLTSRTITNEKVLFHKLDSQPPTVPVLDLQEYAVGTVCAAVPITAGATVGCLALSMPLEHAHRLRQAADTLNRQAAPVLLSLAI
- the ehuD gene encoding ectoine/hydroxyectoine ABC transporter permease subunit EhuD; this translates as MPDILKGLWITVQATIYGSLVSFALGLVWALALRSRSRWVTWPVSIFVEFIRNTPLLVQLFFLFFVLPTWGLAFAPLTTGVIGLGLHYSTYTSEVYRAGIDGVPEGQWEAATALSLPRRRTWTAVILPQAFRRVVPALGNYVIAMFKDTPLLAGITVADMLFQANSISATTFDYLEPITVVGVLFVVISYPTSLLLRALERRLVR
- the ehuA gene encoding ectoine/hydroxyectoine ABC transporter ATP-binding protein EhuA; amino-acid sequence: MSADHTPAKESATPADGASPGAESGEGTELIRFDKVTKRFGAHTVLDSLDFTVSSGKHVTLIGPSGSGKTTILRLLMTLLKPDEGTIKVGGTYLTHEEKGGKLVPAGEKHIREVRKNIGMVFQQFNLFPNMKVLRNITEAPVHVLGMSKDAAEERARDLLELVGLTEHLDKYPTQLSGGQQQRVAIARALAMRPQVLLLDEVTSALDPELVAGVLDVLRDIAHTTDITMLCVTHEMNFARDISDDVLMFDAGRVIESGAPEKIFSEPEHERTREFLSAVL